One Methylomonas sp. LL1 DNA window includes the following coding sequences:
- a CDS encoding porin — MKKNAPTRKLSISACFVSLLALSASAANADDWTEASGLLGALGADPNEAKFMKDHNLKLGGWLNSSISANMHSNGDGFNGPITFNDRSGELQMNQLYLYLQKAINVNGDSFDIGGRVDVMYGTDAIFTQAYGSPGFDPATLEASERGSWDLNLSGRGERFYGLALPQAYAEFNLPVGNGIAVKAGHFYTPIGYEVVTAPDNFFITKPYTMQYGEPFTHTGILATYVANPNWTVMGGAVTGSSTGGWDGNWDRDLGNWAWLGGVTWTSDDAGTSLAVTSTAGERSESFSDSWAMYSIVAKHNFTDKLHFIMQHDHGFADNVWTPNGAARGTDGGREDAEWYGLNQYLIYDVTDKVSAGLRAEWFRDHNGYRIWGPGRCYAASANQGDNFACGGGYAASYPATGSGYYAITAGMSYKPAKWLNLRPNLRYDITDKANAFDTGNSRSQFLVSADVVVTF, encoded by the coding sequence ATGAAAAAAAACGCACCCACCCGCAAGCTATCTATTAGTGCCTGTTTTGTAAGTTTATTGGCGCTAAGCGCCTCTGCGGCCAATGCCGACGACTGGACCGAAGCCTCCGGCTTATTGGGCGCACTGGGCGCCGATCCGAATGAAGCAAAATTCATGAAGGATCACAATCTAAAACTGGGCGGCTGGCTCAACTCCAGCATCTCCGCCAATATGCACAGCAACGGCGACGGTTTTAATGGCCCGATCACATTTAATGATCGCAGCGGCGAACTGCAAATGAACCAGTTGTACCTGTATTTGCAAAAAGCCATCAACGTCAACGGCGACTCATTCGACATTGGCGGCCGAGTCGATGTCATGTACGGCACCGACGCGATTTTCACCCAAGCCTACGGTTCGCCAGGCTTTGATCCCGCCACATTGGAAGCCAGCGAACGCGGCAGCTGGGATTTGAATTTGAGCGGCCGCGGAGAACGCTTTTACGGCCTGGCACTGCCACAGGCTTATGCCGAATTCAACCTGCCGGTTGGCAACGGCATCGCGGTAAAAGCCGGTCACTTCTACACCCCCATCGGTTACGAAGTGGTCACCGCGCCGGATAATTTCTTCATCACCAAGCCTTACACCATGCAATACGGCGAACCGTTTACCCACACAGGTATCCTGGCCACCTACGTTGCCAACCCAAACTGGACTGTCATGGGCGGCGCCGTCACGGGCAGCAGCACCGGCGGCTGGGACGGCAACTGGGATAGAGATCTGGGCAACTGGGCATGGCTGGGCGGCGTGACCTGGACCAGCGACGACGCCGGTACCTCATTGGCTGTAACCTCCACCGCCGGTGAGCGCTCGGAAAGTTTCAGCGACAGTTGGGCCATGTACAGCATCGTCGCCAAACATAACTTTACCGACAAATTGCATTTCATCATGCAGCATGACCATGGCTTCGCCGATAACGTCTGGACTCCCAATGGCGCGGCCAGAGGCACCGATGGCGGCCGGGAAGATGCCGAGTGGTACGGCCTCAACCAATATTTGATTTATGACGTAACCGACAAAGTATCGGCCGGCCTGCGCGCCGAATGGTTCCGTGACCATAATGGCTATAGAATATGGGGACCAGGACGCTGCTACGCCGCATCGGCAAACCAAGGCGACAATTTCGCTTGCGGCGGAGGCTATGCAGCCAGCTATCCGGCCACCGGCAGCGGTTACTACGCCATCACCGCCGGCATGAGCTACAAACCGGCGAAATGGCTGAATCTGCGTCCAAATCTTCGCTACGATATTACCGACAAAGCCAACGCGTTTGACACCGGCAACTCCCGCAGCCAATTCCTGGTTTCGGCCGATGTCGTAGTCACATTCTAA
- a CDS encoding HepT-like ribonuclease domain-containing protein: MTQAKPFRLADYLGHILEAIERCHDYVQDLDEVGFLADRKTQDAVIRTFEVIGEASNNIRKQYPEFVADHPEIPFGQAIGMRNVLSHGYFLVDLEAVWATIHRDLSSLHEAVKTALDSLSK, translated from the coding sequence ATGACCCAAGCCAAGCCATTTCGCCTCGCGGATTATCTTGGCCACATCTTGGAGGCTATCGAGCGCTGCCATGACTATGTCCAAGATCTGGATGAAGTGGGGTTTCTGGCGGATCGCAAAACCCAGGATGCGGTCATCCGCACCTTCGAGGTAATTGGCGAGGCTTCGAACAATATCCGAAAGCAATATCCCGAGTTTGTTGCAGACCACCCGGAGATTCCGTTCGGCCAAGCGATCGGTATGCGCAATGTGTTGTCGCATGGCTATTTTTTGGTCGATTTGGAAGCCGTCTGGGCGACGATACATAGAGACCTGTCGTCGTTGCATGAAGCGGTGAAAACCGCACTGGATTCGCTAAGCAAATGA
- a CDS encoding class I SAM-dependent DNA methyltransferase, which produces MLTGEIRSQIDSIWNAFWSGGISNPLEVMEQITYLLFLRRLDDLHTLEENKSQTLKKPMERRIFPEGNDARGRDYNDLRWSRFKHFAAGEMYEVVNDHVFPFLRGMGGDGSTYALHMKDARFTIPTPALLAKVVDMLDHVPMEDRDTKGDLYEYMLGKIASAGQNGQFRTPRHIIRLMVELTAPNAKDVICDPASGTCGFLVAAGEYLREKHPEILRDAVSREHFHHGMFHGYDFDNTMLRIGSMNMALHGVDNPDIRYKDSLAQDHAGDEEKYSLILANPPFAGSLDYENTAKDLQAIVKTKKTELLFLALFLRLLKPGGRAAVIVPDGVLFGSSKAHKQLRQMLVEEQKLDAVISLPSGCFKPYAGVSTAILLFTKTNSGGTDNVWFYDMKADGWSLDDKRQPLLPEDKLGLAPLHILNAEEHAKNNRPDVLTRWKLRDRSERQRARTEQSFCVPLADIVANGYDLSINRYKEVVHEDVEHLPPKEILAKLAKLEGEIQAGMKVLEGMLQ; this is translated from the coding sequence ATGCTCACCGGCGAAATTCGCAGCCAAATCGACTCAATCTGGAACGCCTTCTGGTCCGGCGGCATCTCCAATCCGCTGGAGGTGATGGAACAGATCACCTATCTGCTGTTCCTGCGCCGTCTGGACGACCTGCACACGCTGGAAGAAAACAAATCGCAGACCTTAAAAAAACCGATGGAACGGCGCATTTTCCCGGAAGGCAACGATGCCAGAGGTCGCGATTACAACGACCTGCGTTGGTCGCGCTTCAAGCACTTCGCCGCCGGCGAAATGTACGAAGTGGTCAACGATCATGTGTTTCCGTTCCTGCGCGGCATGGGCGGCGATGGCTCTACCTATGCCCTCCACATGAAGGACGCCCGCTTCACGATACCCACCCCGGCCTTGCTGGCCAAGGTGGTGGACATGCTCGACCATGTGCCGATGGAAGACCGCGACACCAAGGGCGACCTGTACGAATACATGCTCGGCAAAATCGCCAGCGCCGGCCAGAACGGCCAATTCCGCACTCCGCGCCACATCATCCGGCTGATGGTGGAACTAACCGCGCCCAACGCCAAGGACGTCATCTGCGATCCGGCCAGCGGCACCTGTGGTTTTTTGGTGGCCGCCGGCGAATACCTGCGCGAAAAACACCCGGAAATCCTGCGCGACGCCGTCAGCCGCGAACATTTCCACCACGGCATGTTTCATGGCTACGATTTTGATAACACCATGCTGCGCATCGGCAGCATGAACATGGCGCTGCACGGCGTCGACAACCCGGACATTCGCTATAAGGATTCGCTGGCGCAAGACCATGCCGGCGACGAAGAAAAATACTCGCTGATTCTGGCCAATCCGCCGTTTGCAGGTTCCCTGGATTACGAAAACACCGCCAAGGATTTGCAAGCCATCGTCAAGACCAAGAAAACCGAGCTGCTGTTTCTGGCCTTGTTCCTGCGCCTGCTCAAACCCGGTGGCCGGGCGGCGGTCATCGTCCCTGATGGCGTACTATTCGGTTCCTCCAAGGCGCACAAGCAACTGCGGCAAATGCTGGTCGAGGAACAAAAACTGGATGCGGTGATTTCCCTGCCGTCCGGCTGCTTCAAACCCTATGCCGGCGTATCGACCGCCATCCTGCTGTTCACCAAAACCAATTCCGGCGGCACCGATAATGTTTGGTTTTACGACATGAAAGCCGACGGCTGGAGCCTGGACGACAAGCGCCAGCCGCTGCTGCCGGAAGACAAACTCGGATTGGCGCCCCTGCATATTCTGAATGCCGAGGAACATGCCAAGAACAATCGGCCGGATGTGCTGACCCGCTGGAAACTGCGCGACCGTAGCGAGCGGCAACGCGCCCGAACCGAACAAAGCTTTTGCGTGCCGCTGGCCGACATCGTCGCCAACGGCTACGATCTGTCCATCAACCGCTACAAGGAAGTGGTACATGAAGACGTCGAGCATCTGCCACCCAAGGAAATATTGGCTAAACTGGCCAAGCTGGAGGGCGAGATTCAGGCGGGGATGAAGGTGCTAGAAGGAATGTTACAGTGA
- a CDS encoding IS110 family transposase, which yields MTNLPINAIAESIHRLFAGVDVGADELVLVIRKNGKSFDPQKYANTRSDRARLVNKLIKLPGIKVCLEATGIYHFDLAIALHDAGIPVMVVNPKASHNFAKVLMRNSKTDAVDANTLAEYVERMDFVAWTRPSNQTLALRGFARRIDALTGQKAAAKNHLHALSATQETPKALLRDAKLAISQLEKRIDTLAAEAMTLINQHPELKRVFELLTGIKGIAQTSAIALMGELLLLPPNLSHREWVKFAGLDPKAFESGKSVHKKMRLSKAGNRHIRSALYMPALSAKQHDPHVSAYFQHLVDNGKKPLQAVCAVMRKLLHAIHGMLKHDQPFDNTRFYVIPTPIIAE from the coding sequence ATGACGAACCTCCCAATCAATGCCATCGCTGAATCTATCCACCGCCTGTTTGCCGGCGTGGATGTCGGAGCCGATGAATTGGTGCTGGTGATCCGCAAGAACGGCAAGTCGTTCGATCCACAAAAATATGCCAATACCCGCTCTGACCGTGCCCGCTTGGTCAACAAGCTGATCAAGCTGCCGGGCATCAAAGTCTGCCTGGAAGCCACCGGCATTTACCATTTCGACCTGGCAATTGCGTTGCATGACGCCGGTATTCCCGTGATGGTCGTCAATCCCAAGGCCTCGCATAACTTCGCCAAGGTGTTGATGAGAAACAGCAAAACCGATGCCGTTGATGCCAATACCCTGGCCGAATACGTCGAGCGCATGGACTTTGTCGCCTGGACCCGGCCATCGAATCAGACCCTGGCTTTGCGCGGGTTTGCCCGCCGCATTGATGCGCTGACCGGTCAGAAAGCTGCCGCGAAAAACCATCTGCATGCACTGAGTGCGACTCAGGAAACTCCAAAGGCGTTGCTGCGCGATGCCAAGCTGGCGATCAGTCAATTGGAAAAACGCATCGATACCTTGGCCGCCGAAGCGATGACCTTGATCAACCAGCACCCGGAACTCAAGCGTGTTTTTGAGTTGCTGACCGGCATCAAAGGCATTGCCCAAACCAGCGCCATTGCTTTGATGGGCGAACTGCTGTTATTGCCACCCAACCTGTCGCATCGCGAATGGGTCAAGTTTGCCGGGCTCGATCCCAAAGCCTTTGAATCCGGCAAAAGCGTACATAAGAAAATGCGGCTGTCCAAGGCGGGTAACCGGCATATTCGCTCGGCATTGTATATGCCGGCCTTGAGCGCCAAACAGCATGATCCCCATGTCAGCGCTTATTTCCAGCACTTGGTCGACAACGGCAAGAAACCTTTACAGGCCGTCTGCGCAGTGATGCGTAAATTACTGCATGCGATCCATGGCATGCTAAAGCACGACCAGCCGTTCGATAACACACGGTTTTATGTCATTCCGACACCCATCATCGCTGAGTGA
- the glnA gene encoding glutamate--ammonia ligase, protein MSVDNVLKMIQDNDIKFVDFRFCDTRGKEQHVTFPAHTIDEDTFEEGNMFDGSSVAGWKHINESDMILMPDPSTAKIDPFFDDKTLILRCDIIEPKDMQGYGRDPRSIAKRAEAYMQSTGIADTAFFGPENEFFIFDDVRWNSDIGSCSYKIDSEEAGWNSEKAYENGNIGHRPGIKGGYFPVPPVDSFQDMRSAMCLVLEEIGQTIEVHHHEVATAGQCEIGSKFNTLVKKADEVLELKYVIANIAHAYGKTATFMPKPLVGDNGSGMHVHQSLAKGGVNLFTGNLYGGLSETALYYIGGIIKHAKALNAITNASTNSYKRLVPGFEAPVMLAYSARNRSASIRIPYVTNPKGRRIEVRFPDSTANPYLAFAAMLMAGLDGIQNKIHPGEAMDKDLYDLPPEEEKAIPQVAFSLDGALSALDADREFLTRGGVFTDDAIDGYIALKQQDVTRLRMSTHPVEFDMYYSL, encoded by the coding sequence ATGTCAGTAGATAACGTACTCAAAATGATCCAAGATAACGACATTAAATTTGTCGATTTTCGTTTTTGCGATACCCGCGGTAAAGAACAGCACGTTACTTTCCCTGCCCACACTATCGATGAAGACACCTTCGAAGAAGGCAACATGTTTGACGGTTCATCCGTCGCCGGCTGGAAACACATCAACGAATCCGACATGATTCTGATGCCCGACCCCAGCACCGCTAAAATCGACCCATTCTTCGACGACAAAACCCTGATCTTGCGTTGCGACATCATCGAACCTAAAGACATGCAAGGTTACGGCCGCGACCCACGCTCCATCGCCAAACGCGCCGAAGCCTACATGCAATCCACCGGCATCGCCGACACCGCATTCTTCGGCCCCGAAAACGAATTTTTCATTTTCGACGACGTGCGCTGGAACAGCGACATCGGTAGCTGCTCTTACAAAATCGACTCCGAAGAAGCCGGCTGGAACTCCGAAAAAGCCTACGAAAACGGCAACATCGGCCACCGTCCAGGCATCAAGGGCGGTTACTTCCCCGTTCCTCCGGTCGATTCCTTCCAAGACATGCGTTCAGCCATGTGCTTGGTATTGGAAGAAATCGGTCAAACCATCGAAGTGCACCATCACGAAGTCGCGACCGCCGGTCAATGCGAAATCGGTTCCAAATTCAACACTTTGGTTAAAAAAGCCGACGAAGTATTGGAACTGAAATACGTGATTGCCAACATCGCTCACGCTTACGGCAAAACCGCGACTTTCATGCCTAAACCGCTGGTTGGCGACAACGGCAGCGGCATGCACGTTCACCAATCACTGGCAAAAGGCGGCGTCAACCTGTTCACCGGCAACCTGTACGGCGGCTTGTCCGAAACCGCGCTGTACTACATCGGCGGTATCATCAAACACGCTAAAGCCCTGAACGCGATCACCAATGCTTCCACCAACAGCTACAAACGTCTGGTTCCAGGCTTTGAAGCCCCTGTGATGCTGGCTTACTCCGCGCGTAACCGCTCCGCGTCCATCCGTATTCCTTACGTCACCAACCCTAAAGGCCGCCGTATCGAAGTCCGTTTCCCCGACTCCACCGCCAACCCATACCTGGCATTCGCCGCCATGTTGATGGCTGGTCTTGACGGTATCCAAAACAAAATTCACCCCGGTGAAGCGATGGATAAAGACTTGTACGACTTGCCGCCAGAAGAAGAAAAAGCCATCCCACAAGTCGCTTTCTCTCTGGACGGAGCCTTGTCCGCACTGGATGCGGACCGCGAGTTCCTGACTCGTGGCGGCGTGTTCACCGACGATGCCATCGACGGCTACATCGCGCTGAAACAACAAGACGTAACCCGTCTGCGCATGAGCACTCACCCGGTTGAGTTCGATATGTACTACAGCTTGTAA
- a CDS encoding nucleotidyltransferase family protein, whose translation MRPSVALNLYRDRIREIALSHRVTNPRVFGSVLRGDDTDDSDLDILVEPTAETTLMDIGAIQFELSELLQISIDVLTPRALPEKFRHLVLQEAQPI comes from the coding sequence ATGCGCCCATCCGTAGCCCTGAACTTATACCGCGACCGCATCCGCGAAATTGCCCTCAGCCACCGTGTCACCAATCCGCGTGTATTCGGTTCGGTATTGCGCGGCGATGATACCGACGACAGCGATTTGGATATTCTGGTGGAGCCGACCGCCGAAACTACCTTGATGGATATTGGCGCCATCCAATTCGAGCTGTCGGAATTGTTGCAGATTTCGATTGATGTGCTGACACCGCGCGCCTTGCCGGAGAAATTTCGGCATCTTGTGCTTCAAGAGGCGCAACCGATATGA
- a CDS encoding restriction endonuclease subunit S gives MKTLKEVAAPIPNAIVDGPFGSNLKLSDYVESGIPVLQGKNITNDTFDWFDIRFISEIKANELKRSSVRVGDILLVKIGSIGYSAIVDSLQEFSFAIIPANLAKITPNPESVDTKYLHHWLTSPSAKNYLLSSASKTAQPALSLGKIKELPVPVPPLPEQHRIAAILDQADALRAKRREALAQLDSLTQSIFIEMFGDPKSNPKNWPLQKLEEVTLKITDGEHLNPEFSEEGMPIVMAGNVLEDSIETYFAKKVEIGLGEKFRKKCNPEIGDLLVVSRGATIGRMCEVTIDEKFCLMGSVILLKLHRQKIEPSFLNALLKHPVMRSNLYKTSGSSAQQAIYLKDLKNLVCIVPPITLQVQFAKQMDTISKIKAIHAKSLNELNSLFSSLQHRAFRGEL, from the coding sequence TTGAAAACCCTAAAAGAGGTGGCTGCCCCTATTCCCAACGCAATTGTAGATGGGCCGTTTGGCTCAAATTTGAAACTTAGTGACTATGTTGAATCCGGAATTCCTGTGTTACAGGGAAAAAACATCACGAATGATACTTTCGACTGGTTTGATATTCGCTTTATATCTGAAATAAAAGCCAACGAATTAAAACGTAGTAGCGTTCGAGTCGGCGACATTCTACTTGTTAAAATTGGTTCCATTGGTTATTCGGCAATTGTCGATTCATTGCAAGAGTTCAGTTTCGCTATTATTCCAGCCAATTTAGCCAAAATTACACCCAACCCTGAAAGCGTTGATACCAAGTATTTACACCATTGGCTTACATCACCCAGCGCAAAAAATTACCTATTAAGCAGCGCATCAAAAACGGCTCAGCCAGCTTTGAGTTTGGGAAAAATTAAAGAACTTCCCGTACCTGTTCCACCACTCCCCGAACAACACCGCATCGCCGCCATTCTGGACCAAGCCGATGCGCTCAGAGCGAAGCGCCGGGAAGCCTTGGCGCAACTGGACAGCCTAACCCAGTCCATTTTTATTGAGATGTTTGGTGACCCGAAATCAAACCCAAAGAATTGGCCACTCCAAAAACTAGAAGAAGTCACTTTAAAGATTACAGATGGCGAACATTTGAATCCTGAATTTTCAGAAGAAGGCATGCCCATTGTTATGGCTGGCAATGTGCTTGAAGACTCAATAGAAACATACTTCGCTAAGAAAGTAGAAATTGGGTTAGGTGAAAAATTCCGTAAGAAATGTAACCCTGAAATTGGCGATTTGTTGGTAGTAAGTCGCGGTGCAACTATTGGCCGGATGTGTGAAGTTACTATTGATGAAAAATTCTGTTTGATGGGCTCGGTAATACTTTTAAAGCTTCATCGTCAAAAAATAGAGCCATCATTTTTGAACGCGCTATTAAAGCATCCAGTAATGCGTAGCAATTTATATAAAACATCAGGTTCGTCGGCTCAACAGGCAATATATTTGAAAGATTTGAAAAACTTGGTTTGTATAGTTCCACCAATAACGCTTCAAGTACAATTCGCTAAACAAATGGATACAATTTCGAAAATCAAAGCCATTCATGCGAAGTCATTGAATGAGTTAAATTCGTTATTCTCATCCCTCCAACACCGAGCTTTCCGTGGAGAACTGTAA
- a CDS encoding DEAD/DEAH box helicase family protein — MTRHFAFLQSPEWLFLSEPATKAEELANTDPRASCFYARRSLEMAMAWLYKHDSSLRLPYQDHLSALIHEPSFRQTVGEALFTKAKLIKDLGNLAVHSSRKISATDAVTATRELFHVCYWLGRTYGRTTRPDPGLLFNPALLPKATAVPPQTLAQLQSLESQLHERDEKLSKLLSDKVALDEELKQLREQIAAAKQANSAQPDSHDYSEAETRDYFIDLLLKEAGWDLKPELNFEVEISGMPNNEGKGFVDYVLWGDDGKPLALIEAKRTRKDARVGQQQAKLYADCLERQYGQRPIIFYSNGYQHWLWDDTMYPPRPVQGFYKKPELELLIQRRASRKPLAEVVIEAEIAGRYYQTRAVRRIASTFEIDKQRKSLVVMATGAGKTRTVIALADVLMRGNWVKRALFLADRVALVNQAVNAFKKHLPDASPVNLVTDKYAEGRVFVSTYPTMMGLIDDANNGQRRFGVGHFDLIVIDEAHRSVYQKYRAIFEYFDSLLVGLTATPKDEIDRNTYGLFDLETGVPTDAYALDEAVADGHLVPPKAVSVPLKFQREGIKYDDLSEEEKEQWDALEWNEDGTTPDAIDAAALNQWLFNTDTVDKVLAHLMTNGQKVAGGDRLGKTIIFAKNNEHAEFIAERFNINYPHYRGEFARVVTYKTTYAQSLIDSFSNKDKGPHIAISVDMLDTGIDVPEVVNLVFFKVVRSKTKFWQMLGRGTRLCPDLFGPGLDKQFFYIFDYCQNLEFFSQKPNFSDGSLNESLGTRLFKARLEMIAELDKKWLSDGRIAETADYPVDQRQLRLELADFLRGQVAAMNIDNFVVRPKRQAVERFARPEAWRSLAEQDLTTLAQELAGLPTELSDEDEEAKRFDMLVLRIQLAILQAKPNFTSQRETLQAIAHALQEQEAIPAIKAEMVLIQAIAGDEWWQDVTVAMLETARKRLRALVKLIEKSKRKIVYTDFEDALGEESTIDLPQVGGGMDMAKFKDKARQFLRAHQDHVSLQRLRRNQALTPSDLIELERMLIEAGGSPELISLAKAQHHGLGVFIRSLVGLEREAVSRAFSTFISGTTASADQIEYIDHIVRELTQNGVMPVERLYQSPFIDINPHGPNGLFPSDTVRKLAEVLEDIWNSAAA; from the coding sequence ATGACCCGCCATTTTGCCTTCCTTCAGTCGCCGGAATGGTTGTTCCTCAGCGAACCGGCTACCAAGGCCGAAGAGTTAGCGAATACCGACCCACGGGCCTCCTGTTTTTATGCCCGGCGCAGCCTAGAAATGGCGATGGCCTGGCTGTACAAGCACGACAGCAGCTTGCGCTTGCCGTATCAGGACCATCTGAGTGCATTGATACACGAACCGAGTTTTCGGCAAACGGTTGGCGAGGCGCTGTTTACCAAGGCCAAGCTGATCAAGGACTTGGGCAATCTGGCGGTGCACAGCAGCCGCAAAATCTCTGCAACCGATGCCGTTACCGCCACGCGCGAGCTGTTTCACGTTTGTTATTGGCTGGGGCGGACGTATGGCCGCACTACCCGGCCCGACCCTGGCTTGTTGTTCAATCCGGCCTTGTTGCCCAAGGCGACCGCAGTGCCGCCGCAAACCCTGGCGCAACTGCAAAGCCTGGAAAGCCAGTTGCATGAGCGCGACGAAAAGCTGTCCAAGTTGCTGTCGGACAAGGTGGCGCTGGATGAAGAACTGAAACAACTGCGCGAGCAAATCGCCGCCGCCAAGCAGGCCAATTCCGCCCAGCCCGACAGTCACGATTACTCGGAAGCCGAAACCCGCGATTACTTTATCGATTTGCTGTTGAAGGAAGCCGGCTGGGATTTAAAACCGGAGCTGAACTTTGAAGTTGAAATATCCGGCATGCCCAATAACGAGGGCAAAGGCTTTGTCGATTACGTGCTGTGGGGCGACGACGGCAAACCGTTGGCGCTGATCGAAGCCAAACGTACCCGCAAGGATGCCCGTGTCGGCCAGCAACAAGCCAAGCTGTATGCCGACTGCCTGGAGCGGCAATACGGTCAACGGCCGATCATTTTCTATTCCAACGGTTATCAGCATTGGTTGTGGGACGACACAATGTATCCGCCGCGCCCGGTGCAGGGTTTTTATAAGAAACCGGAATTGGAGTTGCTGATTCAGCGCCGCGCCAGCCGCAAGCCGCTGGCCGAGGTCGTCATCGAGGCCGAGATTGCCGGCCGTTATTATCAAACCCGCGCCGTGCGCCGCATAGCTTCCACCTTTGAAATCGACAAGCAACGCAAGTCGTTGGTGGTGATGGCCACCGGCGCCGGCAAGACGCGGACGGTGATTGCCTTGGCCGATGTATTGATGCGCGGCAACTGGGTGAAGCGTGCCTTGTTTTTGGCCGACCGGGTGGCGCTGGTCAATCAGGCGGTGAATGCCTTCAAGAAGCATCTGCCGGATGCTTCGCCGGTGAATCTGGTTACCGATAAATATGCCGAAGGCCGAGTGTTTGTCTCGACCTATCCGACCATGATGGGGCTAATTGATGATGCCAATAATGGCCAGCGCCGCTTTGGTGTCGGTCATTTTGATTTGATCGTCATCGACGAGGCGCACCGCTCGGTCTATCAAAAATATCGAGCGATATTCGAATACTTCGATTCGCTTTTGGTGGGCTTGACCGCCACGCCCAAGGACGAAATCGACCGCAATACCTATGGCCTGTTCGATTTGGAAACCGGCGTGCCGACCGATGCCTATGCTCTGGATGAAGCAGTGGCGGATGGCCATCTGGTGCCGCCCAAGGCTGTGTCGGTGCCTTTGAAGTTTCAACGCGAAGGCATCAAGTATGATGATTTGTCGGAAGAGGAAAAGGAACAATGGGATGCGCTGGAATGGAACGAGGACGGCACCACGCCGGATGCCATCGACGCGGCGGCGCTGAATCAATGGTTGTTCAATACCGACACCGTCGACAAGGTGCTGGCGCATTTGATGACCAACGGCCAGAAAGTCGCCGGTGGCGATCGATTGGGTAAGACCATCATCTTCGCCAAAAACAACGAGCATGCCGAGTTCATCGCCGAACGCTTCAACATCAACTATCCGCATTACCGGGGTGAGTTTGCCCGGGTGGTGACCTACAAAACCACTTATGCCCAGAGTCTGATCGACAGCTTTTCCAACAAGGACAAGGGACCGCATATCGCCATATCGGTGGACATGCTGGATACCGGCATCGACGTGCCGGAAGTGGTGAACCTGGTGTTCTTCAAGGTGGTGCGCTCGAAAACCAAGTTCTGGCAGATGCTGGGGCGCGGTACACGGCTTTGTCCCGATTTGTTCGGCCCCGGCCTGGACAAGCAGTTTTTCTACATCTTCGATTATTGCCAGAATCTGGAGTTTTTTAGCCAGAAGCCGAATTTTTCCGACGGCTCGCTTAATGAGTCTCTTGGAACCCGTTTATTCAAGGCCCGGCTGGAGATGATAGCCGAGCTGGATAAGAAATGGCTGTCGGACGGGCGGATCGCCGAAACCGCCGATTATCCTGTCGATCAACGGCAATTGCGGCTGGAGCTGGCCGATTTTCTGCGGGGCCAGGTCGCGGCCATGAACATCGACAACTTCGTGGTCCGCCCCAAACGCCAGGCGGTGGAAAGATTCGCGCGGCCCGAGGCTTGGCGGTCGCTAGCCGAGCAGGATTTGACTACGCTGGCGCAAGAGCTTGCCGGCCTGCCGACGGAACTGAGCGACGAGGACGAAGAGGCCAAGCGCTTCGACATGCTGGTGCTGCGTATTCAACTCGCCATATTGCAAGCCAAGCCGAATTTCACCAGCCAGCGCGAAACCCTTCAGGCCATAGCCCATGCCTTGCAGGAGCAGGAGGCCATTCCGGCGATCAAGGCGGAAATGGTGTTGATCCAGGCCATTGCCGGCGACGAGTGGTGGCAGGATGTGACGGTGGCGATGCTGGAAACGGCGCGAAAACGGTTGCGGGCGCTGGTCAAGTTGATCGAGAAAAGCAAAAGGAAAATTGTCTATACCGATTTTGAAGATGCCCTGGGCGAGGAATCGACCATAGATCTGCCGCAAGTCGGCGGCGGCATGGATATGGCGAAGTTCAAGGATAAGGCGCGGCAGTTTCTGAGAGCCCATCAGGATCATGTTTCGCTGCAACGTCTGCGCCGAAATCAGGCGCTGACGCCGTCGGATTTGATCGAGCTGGAACGGATGTTGATCGAAGCCGGCGGCTCGCCGGAACTGATCAGCCTGGCCAAGGCACAACATCACGGCTTGGGCGTATTCATCCGCTCATTGGTGGGCCTGGAACGGGAAGCCGTCTCGCGGGCATTCAGCACCTTCATCAGCGGCACCACCGCCAGCGCCGACCAGATCGAGTATATTGACCATATTGTGCGGGAGCTGACTCAAAACGGAGTGATGCCGGTCGAGCGGCTCTATCAATCGCCATTTATCGATATCAATCCCCATGGGCCGAACGGCTTATTCCCGTCGGACACCGTGCGCAAGTTGGCCGAGGTGCTGGAGGATATTT